The genome window CTCACTTCTTGTAGACCTCCTTGGGATCGAACAGGGGGTTGGAATGTTCCACCCAGGTCCCGTTTTCCCATTTGACGTAGAAACAGCTCCGATTGCCGGTATGACAGGCAGCGGGACCGTTCTGTTTCACCCTTATCACCACGGTGTCGGCATCGCAATCGGTATAAACCTCCACAACCTCCTGGGTGTTTCCCGACTCCTCCCCCTTCATCCAGTACTTGTTCCTGCTCCTGCTGAAGAACCAGGTCTTGCC of Geobacter sp. contains these proteins:
- the hisI gene encoding phosphoribosyl-AMP cyclohydrolase — translated: MISIDFDKMGGLIPAVIQDHESGDVLMVAFMDEKTLNLTLETGKTWFFSRSRNKYWMKGEESGNTQEVVEVYTDCDADTVVIRVKQNGPAACHTGNRSCFYVKWENGTWVEHSNPLFDPKEVYKK